One segment of candidate division TA06 bacterium DNA contains the following:
- a CDS encoding triose-phosphate isomerase codes for MRKPIIAGNWKMYKTVAEAKALAEGIVKTVKEVQDACPENGKQSLAVERVEVVLCPPFTALSVVSEIIKDTGIKLGAQNCYFQEKGAFTGEISPKFLLDFGCKYVIIGHSERRQYFGEDDALINRKLKTAMGLGLCPIFCIGETLDQRNQKQTFDVLKGQVLKGLEGIGLSDPLKMALAYEPVWAIGTGVTATKEQAQEVHQYLRGLLSGLWGQDIAGQVRIQYGGSVKPENIAELMDQPDIDGALVGGASLEPESFSRIINFKG; via the coding sequence ATGCGTAAGCCTATCATCGCCGGGAACTGGAAGATGTATAAAACAGTGGCCGAAGCCAAAGCGCTGGCGGAGGGCATCGTTAAAACGGTTAAAGAAGTTCAAGATGCCTGCCCTGAGAATGGCAAGCAAAGCTTGGCTGTCGAACGGGTTGAAGTGGTTCTTTGCCCGCCTTTCACCGCTTTGTCCGTTGTATCAGAAATTATCAAAGATACCGGCATCAAACTGGGGGCTCAGAACTGCTATTTCCAGGAAAAGGGCGCTTTTACTGGCGAGATTTCCCCCAAGTTTTTGCTTGACTTTGGGTGCAAATATGTTATAATTGGCCACTCGGAGCGCCGTCAATATTTCGGTGAAGACGACGCTCTTATTAATAGGAAACTCAAAACCGCCATGGGCTTAGGGTTATGTCCGATTTTTTGCATTGGCGAAACCCTGGATCAGCGCAATCAGAAACAGACATTTGATGTCTTAAAGGGTCAGGTTTTAAAAGGGCTGGAAGGCATCGGTCTGTCCGATCCGCTGAAAATGGCGCTGGCTTATGAACCGGTCTGGGCCATCGGCACCGGGGTTACCGCCACCAAGGAACAGGCCCAGGAAGTCCACCAGTACCTGCGCGGTCTTTTATCCGGCCTGTGGGGCCAGGATATAGCCGGCCAGGTCAGGATCCAGTACGGCGGCAGCGTCAAGCCGGAGAACATAGCCGAGTTGATGGACCAGCCCGATATCGACGGGGCGCTGGTGGGCGGGGCCAGCCTGGAGCCGGAATCATTTTCCAGGATAATAAATTTCAAAGGATAA
- the secG gene encoding preprotein translocase subunit SecG, with amino-acid sequence MYTLLLIIHVIGCLFLIGIVLMQTGKGGLGSALGGDSEMFGGRGAAPFLTKATTVLAVLFMLTSLSLSFMSGRQAKARSAIEKSLQPGQGQQAPAQSQQPQQSGQPSQKLPGGTK; translated from the coding sequence GTGTATACCCTGCTACTGATAATTCATGTGATAGGCTGCCTGTTCCTGATCGGAATAGTATTGATGCAGACCGGCAAGGGCGGTCTGGGTTCGGCCCTGGGCGGAGATTCCGAGATGTTCGGCGGTCGGGGGGCGGCCCCTTTCCTGACCAAAGCCACTACCGTTCTGGCGGTTCTGTTCATGCTAACCTCGCTGTCGCTTTCCTTCATGTCCGGGCGCCAGGCCAAGGCCCGCTCCGCCATCGAAAAATCCCTGCAGCCGGGCCAGGGCCAACAGGCTCCAGCTCAATCCCAGCAACCACAACAGTCGGGACAACCATCCCAAAAGCTGCCGGGCGGTACCAAATAA